A section of the Humulus lupulus chromosome 2, drHumLupu1.1, whole genome shotgun sequence genome encodes:
- the LOC133819830 gene encoding glycine-rich RNA-binding protein 4, mitochondrial, protein MAFSGKLGGLLRQTISQNIQSPMASMLNSVRCMSSKLFVGGLSYGTDDQSLRDAFSGFGDVTEARVICDRESGRSRGFGFVSFSSDDSASSALTSMDGQALQGRNIRVTYATERSGPPRNNFGGGGGGGYRGGNSREDDF, encoded by the exons ATGGCTTTCTCTGGTAAACTTGGTGGCCTCCTTAGGCAAACCATTTCTCAGAATATACAGTCACCCATGGCATCTATGCTTAATTCTGTTCGTTGCATGTCATCAAAGCTTTTTGTAGGAG GTCTTTCATATGGAACTGATGACCAATCACTAAGAGATGCATTTTCTGGCTTTGGTGATGTTACTGAAG CTAGGGTTATATGTGACCGAGAATCTGGTCGGTCGAGGGGTTTTGGTTTTGTTAGCTTCTCCAGCGATGATTCCGCAAGCTCAGCATTGACTTCCATGGACGGTCAG GCTTTACAAGGAAGAAACATCCGTGTAACGTACGCTACCGAACGATCTGGCCCGCCTCGTAACAACTTTGGcggcggtggcggtggcggttACCGTGGTGGTAACTCTAGGGAGGATGACTTTTAA